In one Drosophila pseudoobscura strain MV-25-SWS-2005 chromosome X, UCI_Dpse_MV25, whole genome shotgun sequence genomic region, the following are encoded:
- the Egfrap gene encoding uncharacterized protein Egfrap, with protein sequence MAMQDIRLRLEPQLSTVTATFTSSSSSSSASASSSSASSSSSNTAETTLIETAQKSPVATEQIFSEAAAGAGTTNTSPQHYFHHHHHHPHQHPQRPQSQSHTHSHPHPHHPRRHVEQLQLVHSHHNAQELPEQEHQHQLQLPRSPSSEEDNSPTEMNNCRRLVDKPPLVKRLTMGIGLLRGTEDSRPLVHNTCGSSLNSGSSQTISDGYVNEAICEPDKYVASKFGDSCRQSLTALETATQRLQVELPGNKKYLRETCSANSSPKLFAGNGSLRLDNLSLAEQQELKGAAWFQAGIPREISLEVLSRQSPGAFLVRQSSTKPGCFALSLRVPPPSPRVAHYLILRTQRGYKIKGFTKEFSSLKALITHHSVMPELLPVPLTLPRPAHVRSHAQAQVYGSGSGGGGGDFEMYGSLNDFRNMMADLNV encoded by the exons ATGGCCATGCAGGATATACGGCTACGCCTGGAACCGCAGCTTAgtacagtcacagccacattcacatcgtcctcgtcctcctcctcagcctcagcctcctcctcctccgcgtcatcgtcgtcatcgaaCACGGCTGAGACCACGCTGATTGAGACGGCCCAGAAGTCGCCCGTTGCCACAGAGCAGATCTTCAG TgaggcagctgctggagcaggGACAACGAATACATCTCCGCAGCATTActtccatcatcatcatcaccatccgCACCAGCATCCACAGCGtccgcagtcgcagtcgcacacgcactcgcatccgcatccgcaccATCCCAGACGCCacgtggagcagctgcagctggtgcACAGCCACCACAATGCCCAGGAGCTGCCCgagcaggagcaccagcatcagctgcAACTGCCGCGCTCCCCCAGCTCCGAGGAGGATAATTCACCCACAGAAATGAATAATTGCCGTCGTTTGGTTGATAAACCGCCGCTG GTGAAGCGCCTCACCATGGGCATTGGCCTGCTCCGGGGCACCGAGGACAGCCGCCCACTGGTGCACAACACATGCGGCTCCTCGTTGAACTCGGGCTCATCGCAGACCATTTCGGATGGCTATGTGAACGAGGCCATCTGCGAGCCGGACAAGTATGTGGCCAGTAAATTTGGTGACTCGTGTCGCCAATCGCTCACCGCCCTGGAAACGGCCACACAGCGCCTGCAGGTGGAGCTGCCCGGCAACAAGAAGTATTTGCGGGAGACATGCAGCG CTAATTCCAGTCCAAAACTGTTCGCCGGCAATGGATCGCTGCGTCTGGATAACCTTAGCTTGGCCGAGCAACAGGAGCTTAAGGGGGCCGCCTGGTTCCAGGCGGGCATTCCGCGCGAGATCTCACTGGAGGTGCTCTCCCGCCAGAGTCCCGGCGCCTTCCTGGTGCGTCAGAGCAGCACCAAGCCAGGCTGCTTTGCCTTGTCGCTGCGTGTGCCGCCGCCATCACCGCGTGTGGCCCACTATCTGATCCTCAGGACACAGCGGGGCTACAAAATCAAG GGCTTCACCAAGGAGTTTAGTTCGCTGAAGGCCTTGATCACCCATCACTCGGTGATGCCGGAGCTGCTGCCCGTGCCGCTGACGCTGCCCAGGCCGGCGCACGTGCGCTCCCACGCCCAGGCACAGGTCTACGGgagtggcagcggtggcgggggcggggacTTTGAAATGTACGGCTCGCTGAATGATTTTCGCAACATGATGGCCGATTTGAATGTGTGA